A stretch of the Uranotaenia lowii strain MFRU-FL chromosome 3, ASM2978415v1, whole genome shotgun sequence genome encodes the following:
- the LOC129756267 gene encoding uncharacterized protein LOC129756267, which yields MASNSSSALVISFSPKPSFPLKQPIMMRFPVSFMVIAIFAAVSFAATPPSSSDVEQGFEKWCYENTKSNQAILKMKRSFENTTQIERCVMRYIDKADESMDWKALDGASKKQIINKYCRRVRTMITSCFSDPLDTLAICTGDTKLREVRLLFRKMIASAIDTICRNDGSIIRELIPEDYEMCGDRFPEILLSCGVPLMKSSPLDLSCRRLKEFRTCVMENFEACGVDHLELPTGIMDAMLNEVRKANDCGCQAPQQEDFEIAPFK from the exons ATGGCGTCAAATTCAAGTTCAGCTCTCGTTATCAGCTTTAGTCCGAAGCCAAGTTTTCCCCTGAAACAACCGATCATGATGAGGTTTCCTGTTTCGTTTATGgtgattgcaatttttgcag CTGTTAGTTTTGCTGCAACACCACCCTCGTCCTCGGATGTGGAGCAGGGCTTCGAAAAGTGGTGCTACGAAAACACCAAGTCAAACCAAGCCATCCTCAAAATGAAGCGTTCCTTCGAAAATACGACTCAAATTGAGCGATGCGTAATGCGTTACATCGACAAGGCGGACGAAAGCATGGACTGGAAGGCACTGGATGGAGCTTCAAAGAAACAAATTATCAACAA GTATTGCAGAAGAGTCCGAACGATGATAACTTCTTGTTTTAGCGACCCGTTGGATACGTTGGCTATTTGTACCGGTGATACCAAACTTAGAGAAGTCAGACTTCTTTTCCGGAAAATGATCGCAAGCGCTATTGATACGATTTGCCGGAATGACGGTTCCATCATAAGGG AACTTATCCCGGAAGATTACGAAATGTGCGGGGACCGTTTTCCGGAGATATTGCTGAGCTGTGGTGTGCCGTTGATGAAATCTTCGCCGCTAGATCTTTCTTGTCGGAGGTTGAAGGAATTTCGCACCTGTGTTATGGAAAATTTCGAAGCCTGTGGCGTGGACCATCTGGAGCTGCCGACGGGCATAATGGACGCGATGTTGAATGAAGTCAGAAAGGCCAACGATTGTGGCTGCCAGGCGCCACAGCAGGAAGACTTTGAAATTGCTccttttaagtga